One part of the Bacillus sp. FJAT-45350 genome encodes these proteins:
- the arsA gene encoding arsenical pump-driving ATPase, with the protein MYDTFHPTKLKQTKYLFFTGKGGVGKTSTACATAVSLAELGKKVLIVSTDPASNLQDVFGINLTNEPVPIVEVEGLYATNLDPEEAAAAYRERVVGPYKGKLPESAIRNMEEQLSGACTVEIAAFDEFTNLLANPTMTNSFDHIIFDTAPTGHTLRLLQLPTAWSSFLDDSTHGASCLGPLSGLNEKKELYGNTVQTLSNREATTLVLVTRAEYASLAEADRASTELADIGITNQILIVNGVHTPTEDDSISKAYSQKQIHALEQMPKGISGITIYELPLVPFNLTGIDSLRRFFSSTTDTTIADEAANLAKTLPPLHDLISTLAMKEKGVIMTMGKGGVGKTTIAAAIAVGLAEQGHRVHLTTTDPAAHLSLVLRDQFVNDNFTISRIDPKTEVENYREEVLRTVSETLDEESLEYIKEDLNSPCTEEIAVFRAFANVVEKADNEFVVVDTAPTGHTLLLLDAAESYHQEITRSNGDMPESVRKLLPRLRNPEETDVILVTLAEATPVFEASRLQDDLRRADINPSNWVINQSMQATNTNDPILKGRAQSEQTWIEKVTKLSSSSFIIPWNSDDVIGINTLKNLGK; encoded by the coding sequence ATGTACGATACTTTCCATCCTACAAAGCTTAAACAAACGAAATATCTTTTCTTCACTGGAAAAGGCGGTGTTGGAAAAACATCAACAGCCTGTGCAACAGCCGTATCTCTAGCAGAATTAGGAAAAAAGGTGCTAATTGTTAGTACAGACCCTGCCTCTAATTTACAAGATGTATTTGGAATCAATCTGACAAATGAGCCAGTACCTATTGTTGAGGTTGAAGGACTATATGCAACGAATCTAGATCCCGAGGAAGCTGCCGCTGCATACCGTGAACGTGTAGTTGGACCATATAAAGGAAAGTTGCCTGAGTCAGCAATTAGAAATATGGAAGAACAGCTATCAGGAGCTTGCACAGTAGAAATCGCTGCCTTTGATGAATTCACAAATCTACTAGCGAATCCTACTATGACAAACTCATTTGATCATATTATTTTTGATACTGCTCCTACAGGACATACGCTACGTTTACTCCAATTGCCAACTGCCTGGAGTTCTTTTTTAGATGACAGTACACATGGTGCAAGCTGTCTCGGTCCATTATCTGGTTTAAATGAGAAAAAAGAATTGTATGGGAACACTGTTCAAACGCTATCTAACCGTGAAGCTACGACACTCGTTCTTGTGACTCGAGCTGAATATGCTTCTTTAGCGGAAGCAGATCGAGCATCTACTGAGCTAGCTGATATTGGAATTACGAATCAAATTTTAATTGTAAATGGTGTGCACACACCGACAGAGGATGATAGTATAAGCAAAGCTTATAGTCAAAAGCAAATTCATGCATTAGAACAGATGCCTAAAGGGATATCAGGCATTACAATATATGAACTACCTCTTGTTCCATTTAATTTAACAGGAATTGATAGCTTACGAAGATTTTTTTCTAGTACAACAGATACGACAATAGCGGATGAGGCTGCAAATTTAGCGAAAACGTTACCTCCATTACACGACCTTATTTCTACTCTAGCTATGAAAGAAAAAGGCGTTATTATGACAATGGGTAAAGGTGGGGTTGGGAAAACAACAATTGCTGCTGCTATCGCTGTAGGTCTTGCTGAACAAGGTCATCGTGTACATTTAACAACTACAGACCCAGCAGCACATCTGTCCTTAGTTCTTCGCGACCAATTTGTGAATGACAATTTTACAATTAGTCGTATTGACCCGAAGACAGAAGTTGAAAACTATAGAGAAGAGGTTTTACGGACTGTTTCTGAAACATTAGACGAGGAAAGCTTGGAATATATTAAAGAGGATTTAAATTCTCCTTGCACGGAAGAAATTGCTGTTTTTCGTGCTTTTGCAAATGTTGTAGAAAAGGCAGATAATGAGTTTGTTGTAGTTGACACGGCACCTACAGGACACACATTACTGTTACTGGATGCCGCTGAATCATATCATCAGGAAATTACACGTTCTAACGGAGATATGCCTGAATCTGTTAGAAAACTATTACCAAGACTACGTAACCCTGAAGAAACAGATGTTATTCTCGTAACATTAGCAGAAGCTACACCTGTTTTTGAAGCTAGTCGTTTACAGGATGACTTAAGAAGGGCGGATATAAACCCGAGTAACTGGGTTATCAATCAAAGCATGCAAGCAACAAATACTAATGACCCAATATTAAAAGGACGAGCACAATCAGAGCAAACCTGGATAGAGAAAGTTACAAAACTTTCTAGCTCAAGCTTCATCATTCCTTGGAATAGTGATGATGTTATTGGTATTAACACACTCAAAAATTTAGGGAAATAA
- the arsD gene encoding arsenite efflux transporter metallochaperone ArsD: MSVKIEIFDPALCCPTGVCGPSVDPELTRIARDIATLNKKGIEAVRYNLAQNAEPYVSTEVISELLDDEGSEVLPATLVNGKLMKKESYPTTTELAEWAGISEEDLKATQKAPKIDIEIN, from the coding sequence ATGTCAGTAAAAATTGAAATTTTTGATCCAGCCCTATGTTGTCCTACAGGAGTATGTGGACCAAGTGTAGACCCAGAGTTAACGAGAATCGCTCGTGATATCGCGACATTAAATAAAAAAGGAATTGAAGCAGTTCGTTATAATTTAGCTCAAAATGCAGAGCCTTATGTAAGCACTGAAGTAATAAGTGAATTACTAGACGACGAAGGTTCTGAAGTTCTCCCTGCAACACTGGTTAACGGAAAACTAATGAAAAAAGAAAGCTATCCAACAACAACAGAATTAGCTGAATGGGCAGGAATCTCCGAAGAAGACCTAAAAGCAACCCAAAAAGCACCAAAAATTGATATCGAGATTAACTAA
- a CDS encoding ArsR/SmtB family transcription factor yields MSEEQVLEIEKIASVLKLLGDKTRLTMVALLKDSECCVCEFVEIFEMSQPSVSQHLRKLRDLGLVKEQRKGQWVFYSLDKENVLYSLIKDLLIHVPSQKGKLVKLEESGLRISCN; encoded by the coding sequence ATGAGTGAAGAGCAAGTACTAGAAATAGAGAAAATTGCATCTGTTTTAAAACTACTCGGTGATAAAACAAGATTAACAATGGTCGCTCTATTAAAAGATAGTGAATGCTGTGTGTGTGAGTTTGTTGAAATCTTTGAGATGAGCCAACCTTCTGTCAGTCAGCATTTACGCAAGTTAAGGGATTTAGGTTTAGTAAAGGAACAACGAAAAGGGCAATGGGTTTTTTATTCATTAGATAAAGAAAATGTTCTTTACTCTTTAATTAAGGATTTACTAATACATGTACCATCTCAAAAAGGAAAACTTGTGAAGTTAGAAGAATCAGGATTGCGAATTAGCTGTAATTAG
- the arsB gene encoding ACR3 family arsenite efflux transporter, with protein sequence MSNDSSKGIGFFERYLTVWVIICIVVGVAIGQFLPVIPDTLTKFEYAQVSIPVAILIWLMIYPMMAQVDFSSIVNAGRKPKGLVITLVVNWLIKPFTMFFFAWLFLKVFFGGIIPPDLATEYIAGAVLLGAAPCTAMVFVWSYLTRGDAGYTLVQVAVNNLILLVAYAPIVMLLLRVGNVTVPFDTVLLSIVLYVLIPLVAGYLSRVIIIKKKGKEWFENVYLKTVGKFTIVGLLLTLIILFSFQGDVIISNPLHILLIAIPLTIQTIFIFAIAYFWAKYWRVEHSVAAPAAMIGTSNFFELAVAVAIGLFGLHSGAALATVVGILVEVPLMLFLVRIANNTRHWFPAKAVVSK encoded by the coding sequence ATGAGTAACGATAGTAGTAAAGGAATCGGCTTTTTTGAACGTTACTTAACGGTTTGGGTCATTATATGTATAGTTGTAGGGGTGGCAATTGGACAGTTTCTGCCTGTTATACCAGACACATTAACTAAGTTTGAGTATGCACAAGTTTCGATACCGGTAGCCATCTTAATTTGGTTAATGATTTATCCAATGATGGCTCAAGTTGACTTTAGTTCAATAGTAAACGCAGGTAGAAAACCAAAAGGATTAGTAATTACTCTAGTAGTAAACTGGTTAATAAAGCCATTTACAATGTTCTTTTTTGCTTGGTTGTTTTTAAAGGTTTTTTTTGGAGGAATTATTCCACCAGATTTAGCAACTGAATATATTGCTGGAGCTGTATTGCTCGGAGCAGCTCCTTGTACGGCGATGGTATTTGTCTGGAGCTATTTAACAAGAGGGGATGCAGGATATACTCTTGTGCAGGTAGCAGTAAATAACCTAATTTTATTAGTGGCTTATGCGCCAATTGTTATGCTTTTATTAAGAGTAGGAAATGTTACTGTTCCTTTTGATACGGTATTATTATCAATTGTCCTATATGTACTGATTCCATTAGTTGCAGGGTATTTATCAAGGGTAATTATCATTAAGAAAAAAGGAAAAGAATGGTTTGAAAATGTATACTTAAAAACTGTTGGAAAGTTTACGATTGTTGGACTTTTATTAACATTAATTATTTTATTCTCTTTCCAAGGGGATGTAATCATAAGCAACCCTCTTCATATACTATTAATCGCTATACCGTTAACAATACAAACGATTTTTATCTTTGCGATTGCCTACTTTTGGGCGAAATATTGGAGAGTCGAGCATAGTGTAGCCGCGCCTGCAGCAATGATAGGAACAAGTAATTTCTTTGAACTTGCTGTGGCAGTAGCAATTGGATTATTTGGTCTTCATTCTGGGGCAGCACTAGCAACAGTGGTCGGAATATTAGTAGAGGTTCCACTTATGCTCTTCCTAGTTAGAATAGCGAATAACACAAGACATTGGTTCCCCGCAAAAGCAGTCGTTAGCAAATAA
- the arsC gene encoding arsenate reductase (thioredoxin) has protein sequence MTKQKPIIYFLCTGNSCRSQMAEGFGRHYLGDKYEVYSAGIEAHGVNPSAVKAMKETDIDITNQTSDTIDPDILKKADLVVTLCGHANDVCPATPPNKERVHWGFDDPAKAEGSEEEKWAFFQRVRDEIGARIQEFGETGK, from the coding sequence ATGACAAAACAAAAACCAATCATTTATTTTTTATGTACAGGTAACTCGTGCCGCAGTCAAATGGCAGAAGGATTTGGTCGTCATTACTTAGGGGATAAATATGAAGTGTATTCGGCTGGAATTGAAGCTCATGGTGTGAACCCAAGTGCAGTAAAGGCAATGAAAGAAACTGATATAGATATTACGAATCAAACATCTGACACGATTGATCCAGATATTTTGAAAAAAGCTGATTTAGTCGTTACTTTATGTGGTCACGCTAATGATGTGTGTCCAGCGACACCACCAAATAAAGAGCGTGTACATTGGGGTTTTGATGACCCTGCAAAGGCTGAGGGGTCAGAAGAAGAAAAATGGGCGTTCTTTCAACGTGTACGTGATGAGATTGGAGCAAGAATTCAAGAGTTTGGAGAGACTGGCAAATAA
- a CDS encoding dimethylarginine dimethylaminohydrolase family protein — MDIKPNCTSEYGVLEKVVLCKPVFMSIVEPINEVQTHYLEDNIDTTIALKQHDELCQRLEENGVEVLLLPHVRYYPEQVFTRDIGFTIGDTLFKGNLESTIRTGEEEVFKQWLKDNSTPFTTLSSGVIEGGDVILDRDQVYIGDSSRTDLKTIQEIRELLPSYEVHIIPFDDKYLHLDCVFQVISETEALIFSPAIDEDSVKKLKERYDCIEVSEEEQFTLGTNVLSIGNKKIISMPQNHEVNKALTERGYKIIEVNIDEIIKSGGAFRCITLPLVRK, encoded by the coding sequence ATGGATATCAAACCAAACTGTACATCGGAATATGGTGTTTTAGAGAAGGTTGTCTTATGTAAACCTGTCTTTATGTCAATAGTAGAACCAATTAATGAGGTTCAAACACATTACTTAGAAGATAATATTGATACTACAATCGCTTTGAAACAACATGATGAGCTCTGCCAGAGGTTAGAAGAAAATGGGGTTGAAGTATTATTACTACCTCATGTTAGATATTATCCTGAACAAGTATTTACGAGAGATATTGGATTTACTATCGGTGACACATTATTTAAAGGGAATTTAGAAAGTACAATTCGAACTGGAGAAGAAGAAGTTTTTAAACAATGGCTTAAGGATAATTCTACTCCTTTTACAACGCTTTCCTCAGGTGTTATTGAAGGTGGGGATGTTATTCTTGATCGAGACCAAGTGTATATAGGAGATAGTAGCAGGACAGACCTTAAGACTATTCAAGAAATAAGAGAACTATTGCCGTCTTATGAAGTTCATATTATCCCGTTTGATGATAAATATTTGCATTTAGACTGTGTGTTTCAAGTGATTTCTGAGACAGAGGCTTTAATTTTCTCACCTGCGATCGATGAGGATTCTGTAAAAAAATTGAAAGAACGCTACGATTGTATTGAGGTTAGTGAGGAAGAGCAGTTTACCCTTGGCACAAATGTGTTGTCAATTGGCAATAAGAAAATCATAAGTATGCCACAAAATCATGAAGTAAACAAAGCTCTTACAGAGAGAGGATATAAAATAATTGAGGTTAATATAGATGAAATTATTAAATCAGGTGGAGCATTTCGTTGTATAACTCTACCTCTTGTCAGAAAATAA
- a CDS encoding acetyl-CoA C-acetyltransferase, whose product MGNVYLVDGARTAIGSFGKSLKDITAIELGIISAKEAITRSQVKAEEIDQIVYGNVIHSNKSASYLARHIGLNGGIPIETPAMIVNRLCGSGMQALVSASQSILLGESNLALAGGAENMSMSPHVQFSSRFSNVKYGPIKYEDMLLNTLTDQYIGCGVGITAENLAKNYSITRKEQDEYALVSQKRAEKAIVSGIFSEEIVPVEVSNEKKHWIFEEDEHVKKGLEYESLAKQTPAFIENGSVTSGNSSGINDGAASVILASEAKVSQLNARPMAKIVSWGISGVDPSVMGIGPVPAIKQALKRAELTIGDIDRFEINEAFASQYLAVEKELKLDRDKTNVHGGAIALGHPVGMSGTRIVLSLAYELRRNNLKYGVASLCIGGGQGIAMIIENEDYSQ is encoded by the coding sequence ATGGGGAACGTCTATTTAGTAGATGGAGCTAGAACTGCAATTGGTTCTTTTGGAAAATCGTTGAAAGATATTACTGCGATTGAATTAGGAATTATTTCAGCAAAGGAAGCAATAACTAGGTCTCAGGTAAAAGCTGAGGAAATTGACCAAATTGTTTATGGCAATGTTATTCATTCGAATAAAAGTGCTTCCTACTTAGCAAGACATATTGGGTTAAATGGTGGTATTCCGATTGAAACTCCAGCTATGATAGTTAATCGATTGTGTGGATCTGGTATGCAAGCACTTGTTTCAGCTTCTCAATCAATATTATTGGGAGAGTCTAATTTAGCTCTAGCTGGTGGAGCGGAAAATATGTCAATGTCACCTCATGTGCAATTTAGCAGTCGTTTCTCAAATGTAAAATATGGTCCGATTAAGTATGAAGATATGCTTCTTAATACGTTAACCGATCAATACATAGGGTGTGGAGTCGGTATTACTGCTGAAAACCTAGCAAAGAACTATTCAATCACTCGTAAAGAACAAGATGAGTATGCACTAGTAAGTCAAAAGAGGGCAGAGAAAGCCATCGTTTCTGGAATATTTTCTGAAGAAATAGTTCCTGTTGAAGTGAGTAATGAAAAAAAACATTGGATTTTTGAAGAAGACGAGCATGTAAAGAAAGGGTTAGAATACGAAAGTTTAGCGAAACAAACTCCAGCTTTCATAGAAAATGGCTCAGTCACTTCAGGAAATTCAAGCGGTATCAATGATGGTGCAGCTTCTGTCATATTAGCAAGTGAAGCTAAGGTTTCTCAGCTAAATGCACGACCAATGGCGAAAATTGTTTCCTGGGGAATATCTGGGGTTGATCCGTCTGTTATGGGAATTGGACCAGTCCCAGCTATTAAACAAGCTTTAAAACGTGCTGAATTAACAATTGGTGATATCGATCGATTTGAAATAAACGAAGCTTTTGCTTCACAGTATTTAGCAGTAGAAAAGGAACTAAAGCTAGATCGGGATAAAACAAACGTCCATGGAGGGGCAATTGCTCTTGGGCATCCAGTTGGTATGAGTGGTACTCGTATTGTTCTTTCACTAGCGTATGAATTACGAAGAAATAACTTAAAATATGGAGTCGCTAGTTTATGCATTGGTGGAGGGCAAGGAATTGCAATGATTATTGAAAACGAGGACTACAGTCAATAA
- a CDS encoding polyphosphate kinase 2 family protein — protein MLDLVKPKVRFNSKKEYKKELKKNQLKLLQLQRTLHNSKIPMVIVFEGWDAAGKGGVIRRLTERLEPRGFAVHSISAPDDHEKQNHYMRRFWKSFPKKGQLCIFDRSWYGRVLVERIENFATDDDWMRAYDEINATEKMLADDGHIIIKFWLHITKEEQLERFKEREQNPFKHWKLTDEDWRNREKWDDYEIAVNDMVNKTDTPDAKWHIIHGDDKWTARVNVLETIIETIEEHLIKFD, from the coding sequence ATGCTAGATTTAGTAAAACCGAAAGTAAGATTTAATAGTAAAAAAGAGTACAAAAAAGAACTAAAAAAAAATCAATTAAAACTATTGCAACTTCAACGAACTCTTCACAATTCTAAAATTCCAATGGTCATTGTATTTGAGGGATGGGACGCAGCTGGTAAAGGTGGCGTCATTCGTCGCTTAACTGAAAGATTAGAGCCAAGAGGTTTTGCAGTACATTCAATTTCCGCTCCTGACGATCACGAAAAACAAAATCATTATATGAGGCGCTTCTGGAAATCCTTCCCGAAGAAAGGACAGTTATGTATCTTTGACCGCTCATGGTATGGAAGAGTACTTGTCGAACGAATTGAGAATTTCGCTACTGACGATGATTGGATGCGAGCTTACGATGAAATAAATGCTACAGAAAAGATGTTAGCTGATGATGGACACATTATTATTAAATTTTGGTTGCACATAACAAAAGAGGAACAATTAGAACGCTTTAAAGAAAGAGAACAAAACCCCTTTAAACACTGGAAACTCACAGATGAAGACTGGCGAAATAGAGAAAAATGGGATGACTATGAAATAGCGGTAAACGATATGGTCAATAAAACGGATACTCCTGATGCCAAGTGGCATATTATACATGGTGATGATAAATGGACAGCTCGAGTGAATGTACTGGAGACAATTATTGAAACAATCGAAGAACATTTAATTAAATTTGACTAA
- the accC gene encoding acetyl-CoA carboxylase biotin carboxylase subunit: MLKKVLIANRGEIAVRIIRACRELGIETVAVYSEADKEALHVRLADEAYCIGPHLSTKSYLNMVNLLSVATITGSDAVHPGYGFLAENAEFAEMCSENDIIFVGPSPEAINKMGAKAVARETMENAGVPIVPGTDGIIEDVEVAIRTAKEIGYPVIVKATAGGGGKGMRVAESEEGLKKAITMAQQEAQTAFGNAGVYLEKYVEEPRHVEIQIIGDSHGNIVHLGERDCSIQRRHQKLIEEAPSPALDESLREKMGEAALKAAKAVNYCGAGTVEFLLDKHKNFYFMEMNTRIQVEHPVSELVTGVDLIKEQLLVASGNKLSFTQDEIEINGWSIECRINAENPDKNFMPSPGKIDMYLPPGGLGVRVDSAVYPGYTISPFYDSMIAKLIVHGKNRDEAIARMKRALSEFVIEGVDTTIPFHLRLLEHKDFVAGDFNTKFLENNKI; the protein is encoded by the coding sequence ATGTTAAAGAAAGTGTTAATAGCAAACCGTGGAGAAATTGCAGTTCGTATAATAAGGGCTTGTAGGGAATTAGGGATAGAAACAGTGGCTGTTTATTCAGAAGCGGACAAAGAAGCATTACATGTTCGTCTTGCAGATGAGGCTTATTGTATTGGACCTCACCTGTCAACGAAAAGCTACTTAAATATGGTAAACTTACTAAGTGTTGCAACGATTACAGGTTCAGATGCAGTTCATCCAGGGTATGGTTTCTTAGCTGAAAATGCTGAATTTGCTGAGATGTGTTCTGAAAACGATATCATTTTCGTTGGTCCGTCTCCTGAAGCCATTAATAAAATGGGAGCAAAGGCTGTTGCCAGAGAAACAATGGAAAATGCGGGTGTTCCGATTGTACCAGGGACAGATGGAATTATCGAAGACGTAGAAGTGGCTATTAGAACAGCGAAAGAAATCGGTTACCCTGTTATCGTCAAAGCGACTGCAGGTGGTGGCGGTAAGGGAATGAGAGTAGCTGAAAGTGAAGAAGGATTGAAAAAGGCAATAACAATGGCTCAACAAGAGGCACAAACAGCATTTGGTAACGCAGGTGTTTACTTAGAAAAGTATGTAGAAGAGCCACGACACGTTGAAATTCAAATAATTGGAGATAGTCATGGCAATATTGTTCACCTTGGAGAACGAGACTGCTCAATACAACGCCGTCATCAAAAATTGATTGAAGAAGCCCCATCACCAGCATTAGATGAATCATTACGTGAAAAAATGGGTGAAGCTGCATTAAAGGCAGCAAAAGCAGTAAATTACTGTGGTGCAGGTACAGTGGAATTTTTACTAGATAAGCATAAGAATTTTTATTTCATGGAGATGAATACGAGAATTCAGGTAGAGCATCCTGTTTCTGAATTAGTAACAGGGGTGGACCTTATCAAAGAACAGCTACTAGTAGCATCGGGTAATAAGCTTTCATTCACACAAGATGAAATTGAAATCAATGGCTGGTCAATCGAGTGTCGAATCAATGCCGAAAATCCAGATAAGAATTTTATGCCTTCCCCAGGAAAGATTGACATGTATTTACCACCAGGTGGTCTAGGTGTACGAGTTGATAGTGCTGTTTATCCTGGTTATACAATCTCTCCTTTCTATGATTCAATGATAGCGAAATTAATTGTTCATGGAAAAAATCGAGATGAGGCAATTGCTAGAATGAAGCGAGCATTAAGTGAATTTGTGATAGAAGGTGTCGATACGACAATTCCATTCCATTTACGACTCTTAGAGCACAAAGATTTTGTAGCAGGTGATTTTAATACGAAATTTTTAGAGAATAATAAGATTTAG
- a CDS encoding TetR/AcrR family transcriptional regulator yields the protein MAEKTTKERITETALLLFEENGFHAVTVDKIVKESGTSKGGFYHNFKSKDELLYTVHDSFITYVLDKAQDAYERFDTPAERLYETVKSFVMMFDMYRPHVTVFYQEGLYLGPDSFQAIKQKRDRYKEMMFKVVKEGIDQGEFRPEIPVPIMSMAIFGMINWTYKWYKSEGQYSIEEIAEIYADLVMHSTLTKEAQEKVEYQRFFIKNKL from the coding sequence ATGGCTGAAAAAACAACTAAGGAGAGAATTACGGAAACAGCTCTCTTATTGTTTGAAGAAAACGGATTTCATGCAGTAACAGTTGATAAGATTGTAAAGGAAAGTGGAACGTCAAAAGGTGGATTCTATCATAACTTCAAATCAAAGGATGAACTTCTTTATACTGTTCATGATTCTTTTATTACATATGTACTTGATAAGGCACAAGATGCTTATGAAAGGTTCGACACACCAGCAGAACGATTATACGAAACTGTAAAATCGTTTGTGATGATGTTTGATATGTATCGTCCTCATGTAACTGTTTTTTATCAGGAAGGTCTTTATCTTGGTCCAGATTCATTTCAGGCTATTAAACAGAAGCGTGACCGTTATAAGGAAATGATGTTTAAGGTTGTGAAGGAAGGGATAGACCAAGGAGAATTTAGACCTGAGATTCCAGTTCCGATTATGTCAATGGCGATATTTGGGATGATTAACTGGACTTATAAATGGTATAAATCAGAAGGTCAATATTCAATTGAAGAAATTGCAGAAATATATGCTGACCTTGTAATGCATTCTACATTAACGAAAGAAGCACAAGAGAAAGTAGAGTATCAACGATTTTTTATAAAAAATAAATTATAG
- the accB gene encoding acetyl-CoA carboxylase biotin carboxyl carrier protein — translation MFKVTEIKELIRAVDKSTIGELVIKGDNKEQITIRKQVGTIQPQVELVEQVAPVSAPPTPAVAPVKEEAPAGPDTKTGAPAPVVDDANLHKVTSPMVGTFYAAPTPDSDAYVKVGDKVSEESVVCIVEAMKLMNELEAEVKGEIVEILAENGQLVEYGQPLFLVKLS, via the coding sequence ATGTTTAAAGTTACAGAAATCAAGGAATTAATCCGTGCAGTTGATAAATCAACAATTGGTGAGCTTGTCATTAAAGGGGATAACAAAGAGCAAATTACAATTCGTAAACAAGTTGGGACTATTCAACCACAAGTAGAGCTAGTAGAACAAGTAGCACCAGTATCAGCTCCTCCTACCCCAGCTGTAGCACCAGTGAAGGAAGAAGCACCAGCAGGACCTGACACGAAAACAGGAGCACCTGCACCAGTTGTAGACGATGCAAATCTTCATAAAGTTACATCACCGATGGTAGGTACATTCTATGCTGCTCCAACTCCCGATTCAGATGCATATGTAAAAGTTGGGGATAAAGTAAGTGAAGAATCTGTTGTATGTATTGTAGAAGCGATGAAATTGATGAACGAATTAGAAGCAGAAGTAAAAGGTGAAATAGTAGAAATTCTAGCAGAAAATGGACAGCTAGTTGAATATGGTCAACCATTATTCCTCGTAAAACTTTCATAA